AAATGGGTAAAAAATCTCCTGTGGTCGCGAAAGAAATCCTCCGAGTTGATCGATGATGAGTTCATTGGCAAAACGGCTATGGCGGAAACAGCCATTACTCCCGGTCACAATGGGAAAGTGAACTTTAAAGGCAGCAGCTGGAGCGCCCGTTCAGAAGATATGATCGCCGCAGGAGAAACCGTGATGATCACCGGCAATGAAAGCATCCTGTTAATCGTAAAATCAACAAAAGCAATATGAGCACTACTACTATTATTCTGATCATTCTGGTCCTTTTCCTGCTGGTAGCCTTCATGTCTACCTTCAAGGTGGTACCGCAACGGTCGGTATTCATCGTCGAGCGACTGGGAAAGTACAGCCGTTCGCTGGAAGCGGGCTTCCATATCCTGATCCCCTTCATTGACAGGATAGCATACAAGCAGAACCTGAAAGAGCAGGCCATTGATGTTGCCTCGCAGATATGTATCACGAAAGATAACATCGCGGTGGAAGTGGATGGCATCCTCTATCTCCAGGTCATCGACCCGCAAAAGGCCTCGTACGGGATCGATAATTACCGCTTTGCGGTGATCCAGATCTCGCAGACCACCATGCGTAGCATTATCGGCAAGATGGAGCTGGACAAGACCTTTGAGGAAAGGGAAACGGTGAACGGCGCCATCGTGGAAGCGGTGGACAAAGCCAGCGACTCCTGGGGCATCAAGGTATCCCGTTATGAAGTAAAGAACATCTCGCCCCCCCAGAGCATTAAAGATGCCATGGAAAAGCAGATGCGCGCAGAAAGGGAAAAGAGGGCCCTCATCGCCGAATCTGAAGGCGACAAGCAGGCCAAGATCAACCGGGCGGAAGGTGATAAGCAGGAAATGATCGCCCGCTCCGAAGGTGAGAAACAAAGGAAGATCAATGAAGCCAGCGGTACCGCCTCCGAGATCGAACTGATCGCCCGGGCAACCGCCATCGGTATCCGGGAGATCGCCCATTCCATTAATGAAGAAGGCGGCATGAACGCTGTGAACCTCCGCATCGCGGAACAATACCTGACCGAATTCGGCAAGCTGGCCAAAGTGAACAACTCCATGATCGTACCGGCAGACCTTTCCGATATAGCAGGTGTGATCTCCAGCATCACTTCCGTGCTGAACAAAACCAAGGTAGATCTCCCGTAATCAGATAAGCAAAAGGTATAATGTATTTAAAATCCGCTGTGGCAGCCGCTGCAGCGGATTTTTTCATATTCCGGGCTGATGCAGGTCATCTTCCCGGTTGACGGAGGTTGGCCTTACCCCCCTTTTCACCCAAACGTGTTAACACGACACTCATTCCTTCCGCTTACCGTCATCATTTTCTGCCGCCGCCCGCGAATCTATTTTTGCATCAGTAACGATCAAAGAAAGGAAGCACGACACCACGACCACTCCGACGAAATTTCCTCGCTAACATATCCACAACATTTTTATCCACTGCATGGCCGCAAGCGGAACAGCTTTCCCATGCCGAAAAAAACAAACCGTACATGAAAAATCCGTACTTGAAAAGCCTGGCCCCTGCATTGCTGTTGCTGATAGCAAGCTGCTCAAAAGAACCACTGACCGAATTTGAACCGGCCAAAGCGCCTGTGACCATTGCGTTGAAAGATTCCGTTTTCACGTTCGACAATCCGGTAGACAAGGCGCTGCTGCTGGAGTTGATCAATGATGTGAGAAGCAAAGGCTGCAACTGTGGGGACACCTTCATGGCCCCCGCCCCGGCAGTGACCTGGAACGAAAAACTGGAAAAAGCCGCCTGGCTGCACAACAAAGAAATGAGTGACAGCAGCTACGTCAGCCATACCGGCAAAAACGGCAGCAGCGCAGGTGACCGCATCAGGAAGATGGGGTACAATTATAAAGCCTACCGGGAAAACATCGCCTTCGGCATCCTCACCGAGCGGACGATCATCAAAGGCTGGATGGGCAGTGTAACGCACTGCATGGCGATGATGGACCCGGATATGAAAGAAACCGGCATCGCCAAATACCAGAACTTCTGGACGCAGGAACTGGCGCTCCACTACTAACTATTTCCGCAGGCACATTCGTTCTGTCAATCCCTGTACCTTTTGAAAAACCTGCAGGAATGTGCCTGTTTTTTTGCTCCCTCAAAATCACGTATTAATACCTGTCCCTTTCTCCTGTATTCCCCTTAATTTTATATCCGACACCCCAAATCTGACCATCTCTTGTATCTTCCTGCCTACCCCAAAACATTCCGGGCAGGGACCGTCATTTTTATTAGTTACCTCAAAAAAAAACAAAAATGGAAAAACTGAAGATCCCCAATCAGCCGGCACGGCAGCTCACGGAGTTGCAGTATGGGCGGCAAACATTTCTGCTCAGCAAAGTCTTTCCCCAGCTTGCAAAAGCCGCGAGCATCACGCACTGGGAAGAAATTACCTGCGTGGGCTATGACCCTGAAAAAGGAAAGCTGGAGGCCATCGTCAGCATCAAACAGGCCTCCGGTTACAGCGGTGGGCTCTGTACTACCGGTTCAAAGGAATATGTACGTTTCTTTGTGGATTTTAAAGATGGCAGCGGGTTCCAGGACATGGGATATTCCAGCTTCAAAGTGGCCGACATCTCTGAAGCGCCTCCCGGCCCGCAGCATCCGTTAAAATACATGACACATCTGTTCATCGACGATGAAAAATACCGGAAGATACTCACCTGCAAAACGGCAGTGATCCCCACGGTACGGGCGGTTTTATCCTGGAACATCATCCCTTCCATCGACCCGGATGCCATCCCGCATTACGGGAATGTCAGGGAAGCGAACATCCAGCTGAAACGCCGCCGCCGTTTTATCTGGGGCGATATTTTCGATGCCCTCCAGGTAAAGGAGAAACCGGATTTCCTGGCCCACATCAACCTGAAAGAGGAAGTGAACATACCCATTCCCCCCATTCCGCCGCTGGCCGTGCTTTATAAGGAATACCAAAAGGCAAAAGTGCCTGACCACAGGACCTTCTTCACCACTATCGCACCGATGATATCCAATGGCAAAAAATTCAGCGCCGTCAGCAGCTACAATCTGTTCGAAGTACAAAAGCTCAAGATCGATGTAAAAGCCATCACCGACCTGATCCTGAAACCTGTAGGCCAGGCGGATGTGAGCTTCGAAGAACTGATGTGCGTTGGGTTGAATACCCCGCTGGACACCCTCGGCGCCGTGATCAAAATTAAAAAGTCCAGCGGCTTCAGCGGAGACCTCTGCACCAATGGCTCCAAAGAACATGTAGCCTTCTGGGCGGACTGGGACAATAACGGCACCTTCGATACCTATCTTGGCACATCCAGCGTTACCGTGCATGATATCAGCAACATGCCGGCGGATGGGCTGTATTATAATGTGGACCTACCGGTCAACCTGGCAAGACGTGTGCGCACCTGTGCCCAGCCCAATATCATCCGCATCCGCGCAGTGCTTTCCTGGCAGTCGCTTCCCTCCACTACTGATCCGAACGACCTGAACACCTGGGGCAACCGCATTGATGCTGTTGTGCAGATCCGTCCAAGCCAGGGTGCGCATGTGGAAGCAGAATTGACGCATGTGGGCGGTGTGGACCGTGACCTGATAGATCCCGTGACCTTCCTCGTCAATTCGGATACCACCAATCCCACCTCCCATAACAACCGTCCATATGGCGGATGGGTGCGTTTCAACGGCATCATCAACCGCAACGGGTTCAATGGAGTTATCAAATACAAGATCGAATATAAAAAGTATGGCGCTGCAGACAGTACGTATGCCGCTGTTTCCACTTCGGAAACTTTTGAGATGATCGATTTCACCCCGGACCCCAACCTGGAGTTCAGCGATCCCCAGTCCCCGGCAGACGGCTGGTTCATCTACAAGGAAAACCCTGCGATCGGCCTGTATAACCAGACGCACTACCTCGCAGGATGGAGCACAGACGGCCTGACGGATGGCATTTACACCATCCGGTTCACCCATACGGACGCCTTTGGTGTTGAACAGGTGGCAGACCTCTTTTCGCTGATCGTCAACAATACCCACATGTCTATCAGCACCACCGCCAACACATCGGTAGACCTCACGAAGAGCCTGGACCTGGTGATTGACGGCGGAGACTGCCATTGTTACGATAAAACGGCTGCCAATCACATTGTCAGCGGTCATTTAAGGGCAGTGCATCCCTACTTCGCGCTGTGGACGTTGAATCTCCAGCCCGCTTCGCATACGCACGGCACAGTGCCCACCCCGCGGCACCGCTACTACGACGCCCTGCCGGATGCCGGGGATGTGGGCAACCTGGCGGACAATAGTGATGACGGGGATGAAAATACCCCCTGGAGCGTGGATGTATCCGGTATGGACAATTGCGGATACACGGTCAGCCTGACTGCCCGCAGCCGCGTGATCCGGAACAGCTCTACCACATTCCCGTGGTATGGTGAAAAAGCTGTAGGTTTCTCCGTAACGGATAAATGCCCGAATGCATAAATGAAGAAGCCGGGGCGGTGACTGCCCCGGCTTCTATTGTTGTTCCGTTTATAAAAAGGCCCGTTTTTTTTAGTTCGGATAAACCGCTAAATTTATCCCTTTAAAGACGGTCTTATGAAAAACACATGCTGGCTGATCCTTTTATTTCTCCTGCCAACGGCCCTGTTCGCCCAGCAGGCGGATGCCATTACCGGCACCTGGCTTAACGAGGAAAAAGATGCAAAGGTGCAGGTCTACCGCAACGGTAATAACTACTACGGTAAGCTGGTCTGGATAAAAGATGCATATGAAGATGACGGTAAAACACTCCGTAAAGACAGCAAGAACCCGGATGCCGCGCTGAGGAACAGAAATCTCATCAACCTCGTTATCCTCCGCAATTTTGTATTTGATGACGGCGAATGGACGGACGGGAAGATATATGATCCTAAAAGCGGCAAGACCTATAGCAGCAAAATGAAGTTGCAGGGAAATACACTGGAGATACGCGGCTATGTGGGCATCTCCATGTTCGGGCGCACAACGGTATGGA
This genomic stretch from Chitinophaga sp. XS-30 harbors:
- a CDS encoding NfeD family protein, coding for MDNLLHPAAVWFLIGFLLLLLEFALPGLILFFFGVGAWIVAILVLLFDLPINAQLIIFLVSSSLSVLFFRKWVKNLLWSRKKSSELIDDEFIGKTAMAETAITPGHNGKVNFKGSSWSARSEDMIAAGETVMITGNESILLIVKSTKAI
- a CDS encoding SPFH domain-containing protein — protein: MSTTTIILIILVLFLLVAFMSTFKVVPQRSVFIVERLGKYSRSLEAGFHILIPFIDRIAYKQNLKEQAIDVASQICITKDNIAVEVDGILYLQVIDPQKASYGIDNYRFAVIQISQTTMRSIIGKMELDKTFEERETVNGAIVEAVDKASDSWGIKVSRYEVKNISPPQSIKDAMEKQMRAEREKRALIAESEGDKQAKINRAEGDKQEMIARSEGEKQRKINEASGTASEIELIARATAIGIREIAHSINEEGGMNAVNLRIAEQYLTEFGKLAKVNNSMIVPADLSDIAGVISSITSVLNKTKVDLP
- a CDS encoding CAP domain-containing protein, with translation MKNPYLKSLAPALLLLIASCSKEPLTEFEPAKAPVTIALKDSVFTFDNPVDKALLLELINDVRSKGCNCGDTFMAPAPAVTWNEKLEKAAWLHNKEMSDSSYVSHTGKNGSSAGDRIRKMGYNYKAYRENIAFGILTERTIIKGWMGSVTHCMAMMDPDMKETGIAKYQNFWTQELALHY
- a CDS encoding DUF2147 domain-containing protein, with translation MKNTCWLILLFLLPTALFAQQADAITGTWLNEEKDAKVQVYRNGNNYYGKLVWIKDAYEDDGKTLRKDSKNPDAALRNRNLINLVILRNFVFDDGEWTDGKIYDPKSGKTYSSKMKLQGNTLEIRGYVGISMFGRTTVWTKAN